The DNA sequence GCGGGTGGGCGTTCACGTCGGAGGGGGCGCCGTGGGTGGCCCAGCGGGTGTGGGCGATGCCGGTCGTGCCCTTGAAGCGCGCCGGGACCTTGGCCTCCAGGTCGCGCACCCGGCCCTTGGCCTTGACCATCTTCAGGGCGGGCGCCTTCGGGGAGGAGACGACCACGCCGGCCGAGTCGTAGCCGCGGTACTCCAGGCGCTGCAGGCCCTCCAGCAGCAGGGGCGCCACGTCACGCTTCCCGATGTATCCGACGATTCCGCACATATATATAGGTATCCCTAGCCGTAGACGATGCGGCGCAGCTGGCGGAGCGTGAGCTCCGGTGGTGCCACCGCCCGGTATTTCAGGTCCGCCTCGATCCGTTCGAAGATCTCCGCGTTCACCAGTCCCTGGGCCTGGAGCTCGCGGTGGCGGCGGCGGACGACCTCTTCGGTCGTCTCGTCGAAGTAGGCGAGCACGTCCTGGATCACCCGCAGTGCCTCGCCCCGGCTGAGGGGCGTGCTGCGGGTCAGGTGATCAACAAGGTCGTCGTGCACTCGGTAGATCCTGAGGTATGAGGGAGCGCTTCGCAAGAATCCTGCCCGATTTCGGGCAGCTGCCTGGTAATCGGCTGGCAATCTGCTGTTGAACCTCCTTGGAAGAACATTGAGGGTCTCATGGGGGCCTGTTCCGGAGCCGTCCATACCGCGGCCCGTATCCCGTTGCCTGAGGGGACGAGTTTCGGGCGCCATGGACATTCCTCGCATGGGAGTACCCCAGCAGCTGGCCGAGCGCATGAGCATGGCCGAGCAGCACGCATACCTGCGCGCCAAGTTCTCGCGGCGCACGATGATCAGAGGCGGCGCCGTCACGCTGGGCGCCGTCGCGGGCGGCACCTTCGTACCCGGCGCCACCGCACAGGCCGCCGTGCCGACGCGGACGGCCCCGCACACCGAGACCGTCGACGGCGCCCTCGTCGCCCCCTTCGGCCGCCACCTCGCCTACGGCAACGACGCACGCACCGAGATGACCGTCTCGTGGCAGGTCCCGGTCGCCGTGAAGAAGCCGTTCGTGCGGATCGGCGCCCACCCCTGGGACCTCTCCCGCAAGATCGAGGCCGAGGTCCGCACCCTCCACACCCCGGCCGGCGTCGGGGCGAGCGCCGACCACACCCAGTACTACGTCCACGCCAAGCTCAGCCACCTGCGCCCGGGCCGGACGTACTGCTACGGCGTCGGCCACCAGGGCTTCGACCCCGCCGAGTCGCACCTGCTCGGCACCCTCGGCACCTTCACCACCGCGCCCGCACACAAGGAGCCGTTCACCTTCACGGCCTTCGGCGACCAGGGCGTCAGCTACCACGGCCTCGCCAACGACAGCCTGCTTCTCGGTCAGGACCCGGCGTTCCACCTGCACGCCGGTGACATCGCGTACGCCGACCCGGCCGGCCAGGGCAAGGCCGCCGACACCGGCTTCGACTCGCGGGTGTGGGACCAGTTCCTGGCCCAGACCGAGTCGGTCGCCAAGTCGGTGCCGTGGATGGTGAGTTACGGCAACCACGACATGGAGGCCTGGTACTCGCCCAACGGCTACGGCGGCGAGGAGGCCCGCTTCACGCTCCCCGACAACGGGCCGGACCGGAGGAACCTGCCGGGCGTCTACTCCTTCGTCCACGGCAACACCGCGGTCATCTCGCTCGACCCGAACGACGTGTCGTACGAGATCCCCGCCAACCTCGGCATCTCCGGCGGCACGCAGACCAAGTGGTTCGAGGCGCAGCTGAAGAAGTTCCGGGCGGCCCACGACATCGACTTCGTCGTCGTGTTCTTCCATCACTGCGCGTACTGCACCTCCACCGCGCACGCCTCGGAGGGGGGTGTGCGCCAGGAGTGGGTGCCGCTGTTCGAGAAGTACCAGGTGGACCTGGTCATCAACGGCCACAATCACCAGTACGAGCGCACGGACGTGATCAAGGGCGACAAGGTCACGAAGAAGCTGGAGATCGGCGGCACGGCGTACCCCGAGACCGAGGGCGTGGTGTACGTGACCGCGGGTGCGGCGGGCCGCAGCCTGTACGCGTTCAGCGCTCCGGACTCCTACGAGGGGCACGAGAACGAGGTCGACTCCGTGGCCTCCTTCGTCAACCTCAAGGACGGCAAGCAGAACGAGACGGTCGCCTGGTCCCGGGTGCGCTACCTCAACTACTCGTTCCTGCGGGTGGACGTCCAGCCCGCCCCGCGGGGCCGCTACGCCACCCTGAAGGTCCAGGGCATCGCCGAGACCGGTGACCGGATCGACCACTTCACGGTGGCTCGCCGGGCCAAGTAGGCCCACGCGGGGCCCCGGTAAGTCCGCTACATCCGCTTGAGAACCGCCTGCTTGGCCAAGGTGAACTCCTCGTCCGTCAGCACACCCGTGTGATGGAGCTCGCCGAGTTCGCGCAGGCGGCGCAGGAGGGCGTCGTGGTCGTCCTCGGCGGCCGCGACCCGAGGGGAAGGCAGCTCCGGTCGCGCGTCCGCCACGGCCGTACCGGCGGCCCTGGCCGGATGCGGGAGGCGGGCCTGGACCGCCGCCGCGACCAGGGCCATCAGCGGGTCCTTCTTGAAGCCCCACAGCTCCACCGAGTTCGGGTCGTACTTGGGCGGGGCCTTGGTGGGCGCGTTCCTGACGGTGAAGCGGAGGTGCCCGTTCTCCAGGCCCGCCGCCGGATGCCACTCCACGGCCGTGAGGTCGGTGACCGTGAGGGAGCGGCTGCCGGCGGCGGCCTTGGCGTCCTCCGTCTTCCAGTTCCACTCCAGGCGGATGTTCTCGCCGTCGAAGGTCGCGGTGCCGTCCCCGGCGGAGACCGACAGGGGCACCGACGGGCCCGGCAGCAGGTACGCGTCGACCGGGTCGGCCGGGACCTGGTCGAGCAGCAGGGCGTTGCGCACCTCGTCCACGAAGTACTCGGCGACGCCGTAGCGGTCGGACTCGACGATCAGCTGATACGGGTCGTTGGGCTCGGTGAGCCGGCCGCCGGTGGCGTGCAGCAGCGGGTCGGCGCCGTCACGCAGCCGCAGTCGCAGCCGCCCGGCCTTCTTGCCCTGCTCGAAGGAGACCCCCGCCAACGCCCCCAGGGGGACGACCAGTTCACCCAGCGTCTTGCGGAACAGGCTGACGTTCTTGTCCCGTCCGGGAGTCAGCCGTAGTGCGTCGCCGTCGAAGACCCACGTGCCGTCCTTCTGGATGATTTCCGCCATGGGGTGGATTGTTCCACCAGTCTCACGAGAGAGTGGTCCAGACCTCTTGGCTCATGGAAGGGACGGCCTTGTGAGACAGCGCCACAGATCGTTTCGCCTTCTCGGTTCCCTGCTGCTCGTCGCGATGGGCGTCTCCGTGACGGGGGCGGCCCCCGCGCCGGCGGTGTCGACCACCCCGCTCGACCGGGTGGTCCCCGCGCCCGCCTCGGTCGCCCCGAGCGGATCCCCCTACCGGATCACCCGCGACACCCGCATACGCGTCGACGACTCCCGCGAGGCCCGCCGCGTCGGCGACTACCTCGCGGCCGTCCTGCGCCCCTCCACGGGCTACCGTCTCCCGGTCACCGCCCACGGTGGCGGCGGTATCCAACTGCGCCTGGCGAAGGGCTCGTACGGCGACGAGGGCTACCGCCTCGACAGCGGCCGCAAGGGCGTCACCATCACCGCGGCCCGGCCCGCCGGGCTCTTCCACGGCGTCCAGACCCTGCGCCAACTGCTGCCGGCGGCCGTCGAGAAGGACTCCGTCCAGCGGGGCCCCTGGCTGGTCGCGGGCGGCACGATCAAGGACACCCCGCGCTACGGCTGGCGCGGCGCCATGCTCGACGTCTCCCGGCACTTCTTCAGCGTCGACCAGGTCAAGCGCTACATCGACCAGCTCGCCCTCTACAAGATCAACAAGCTGCATCTGCACCTCAGCGACGACCAGGGCTGGCGCATCGCCATCGACTCCTGGCCGCGCCTGACGACGTACGGCGGCTCGACCCAGGTCGGCGGCGGTCCCGGCGGGTACTACACCAAGGCCGACTACAAGGAGATCGTCCGGTACGCGTCCTCCCGCTATCTGGAGGTCGTCCCCGAGATCGACATGCCCGGCCACACCAACGCCGCCCTCGCGTCCTACGCCGAGCTGAACTGCGACGGCGTCGCGCCCCCGCTCTACACCGGCACCGAGGTCGGCTTCAGCTCGCTGTGCGTCAACAAGGACATCACGTACGACTTCGTGGACGACGTGATCCGGGAGCTCGCCGCGCTCACGCCGGGCAAGTACCTCCACATCGGCGGGGACGAGGCGCACTCGACCAGCCACGAGGACTATGTGAAGTTCATGGACCGCGTGCAGCCGCTCGTCGCCAAGTACGGCAAGACGGTGGTCGGCTGGCATCAGCTCACCGGGGCGACTCCGGCGAAGGGCGCTCTCGCGCAGTACTGGGGGCTGGACGGCACGAGCGCCGAGGAGAAGGCGCAGGTCGCCAGGGCCGCGCAGAACGGGACGGGGATCGTGCTGTCCCCGGCCGACCGGATCTACCTCGACATGAAGTACACGGCGGACACTCCGCTGGGGCTGGACTGGGCCGGTCTGGTCGAGGTGAGGCGGTCGTACGACTGGGATCCCGGCAACTACCTTCCCGGGGCGCCCGCTTCGGCGATCCGGGGTGTCGAGGCGCCGCTGTGGAGCGAGACGCTCACCAAGTCCGCGGACATCGAGTACATGGCCTTCCCGAGGCTGCCGGGCGTGGCCGAGCTGGGCTGGTCGCCGGCGTCCACGCATGACTGGGATGCCTACAAGGTGCGGCTTGCTGCGCAGGCTGAGCGGTGGGAGGCGTTGGGGATCGGGTTCTATCGGTCGCCGCAGGTTCCTTGGCCTACGGCGTGAGCGCGGTTCTTCGTCTGCGGGCCGGTGGGGGCTTGTCGCGTCCCGCGGCGGAGCCGCAAATTGACACAGCCCCGCGCCCCTGAAGGCCTGAAAGCCTCAATGCCGACGGGCACCCCGGGGGACCGTACCCCGGGGTGCCCGTCTGTCTGTGTGGGGCCGTGGACTACAGCCCTGCGATGGGGTTCTTCAGGTTGCCGACCAGCTGGAGGGCGCCGGCCGGGTCCGCGAGGTCGACCATCTGCTTGTTGTTGCGCAGCTGGAGGCGGTTGAGGCAGGACAGGGCGAACTCGGGGGCGAACATGTCGTACTGCTTGAACTTGTCGGCGAGTTCGGGCACCGAGTGCTGGTAGTCCCGGGTGACCTCGGCGACCGTGCGCCAGAAGTCGTCCTCCTCCAGGATTCCCTCGGCCGCGAGGTTGGCGGCGAGGAAGCGGAAGAAGCAGTCGAAGACGTCCGTGAAGACGGACAGGAGCTTCTTGTCCTCGGGGACCTCCACGCGCAGCCGTTCGACCGTCGGCGGCAGCACCGCGTCCGGGTCCATGACCGCGATCTCCTCGGCGATGTCCTTGTAGATCGCGCGCTCGACGGCGCCGTCCCTCAGGGCCAGGATGACGTTCTCGCCGTGCGGCATGTAGACGAGGTCGTAGGCGTAGAAGCTGTGCAGCAGCGGGGTGTAGTACGCCTTCAGGTAGCGGCGCAGCCACTCCACCGGTGCCAGCCCCGACTGCTCGATCAGCGCGCCCGCGAAGGACGCGCCCTCGTGGTCGACGTGGACGAGGGACGCCATGGTGGCCAGCGACTCGCCCTCCCGGAGGGAGGCGACGGGGCTCTCGCGCCAGAGCGCGGCCAGCATCTTGCGGTACGGCGAGTAGCGGTCCGTGGCCGCCTCGTACTCCAGGTGCCGGTAGCCGACGGCGGCGCGCTCGCGGATGATCGACAGGCCGGTGTCCCGCAGTACCGGGTCGTTGTCGATGAGCTGGGCGAGCCAGTCGTTGATGGCCGGGGTGGCCTCCATGTACGCCGCCGAGAGGCCGCGCATGAAGCCCATGTTGATGACGGACAGGGCCGTCTTCACGTAGTGCTTCTCGGGGCTGGACCGGTTGAAGAAGGTCCGGATCGACTGCTGGGCCAGGTACTCGTCGTCGCCCTCGCCGACGCAGACGAGGTGCCCCCGGGCGACCTCGGCGGCGAAGGTGACGGTGAGCTTGTTCCACCACTGCCAGGGGTGGACGGGGATGAGGAGGTAGTCGGCGGGGTCGAGGTCCTGGTCGCGCAGGACGCCGTTGAAGCGCTCGACGGTCTCCTCGCCCAGCTCCTGCCGTACGAAGGACTCGTAGTCGATGCCGACGCCGGCCGTGAACGCGGCGCGCGAGCGGTGGGCCGCGAGCCACACCAGGCGGACCGGGCTCGCGGTCTCGGGGGCGTACGACAGGTACTCGTGGATGCCGAAGCCGAGCCGCCCGTTGTTGGCGACGAAGCAGGGGTGGCCCTCGGTCATGCCGGTCTCGATGGCCTGGAAGCCGGACTTCACGAGCTCCGCGACCGGGACCTGCGGCTTGGTGAGCTTGTAGCAGGTGCCGGAGAGGGTGGAGGAGATCTCCTCCAGGTAGACCGGCAGGACCTCGTCGCTCAGGCCCAGGGACTTCTGCAGCTCGATGAAGAAGTCCAGGGCGGCGAGCGGGAGTTCGGCGCCGTCCCGGTGGCGGGTGATCGAGTCGGCGTCGACCTGCCAGTGGTCGAGGGCCCGGATCACCGCCTTGAAGGTGTACCGCGTCAGACCGTCGTCGCTGCGGACGGCGTACTCGCCGGCGCCGGTGGCCTCCGGCGTGATGAGCCGCTCGTGCGCGAACTCGGCGAGTGCTTTGCGGATCAGGAGGCGGTTGGCCCGCGCCCAGCGGTGGGGGGACAGATGCGCTACGGCGTCGGACAGGGTCATACAGCTACTCCTCGGGCGGACAAGAACTGATCGCGCGTGCAGAAGCTCAGCAGCGCGCGCTTCTCCGGCTTGTCGATCTCACGGTCGGGAACAAAGCCCACGGCCTCGTTCAGCGCGTGTACGGCCTTGTTGCCCACGTCGGGCTCCACGACGACCCGGCGGGTACCCGGGTCGGCGAACAGCTCGTCCATCACGGCGGTGATGACGGCGCGGGTGAAGCCGCTGATGGGCCGGTCGGTGGGGGCGACCAGGAAGTGCATGCCGACATCGCCGGGCTCGGGCTCGTACAGGCCGACCAGCTCGACGTACCGGGGGTCGTACTTCTCCATCAGGAACGCCGGTTCGCCGTCGTGCAGGCCCAGGTAGGCGTGGTGGTGCTCGTGGGCCGCGATGCGCATGTACTCGCGCTCGACGTCCTGGAGTTTCGCGTCCTGCATCATCCAGAAGGCCGCCTTGGGGTCGGTTACCCAGCGGTGCAGCAGCTCGGCGTCCTTCAGGGGGTCGAGGGCGCGGACGGTGAAAGTGCCAATGCTCATACGGAGAACTCCTGGAACGCGATGGTCTTCTCGACCGGGTAGTACTCGGTGCCGAGCAGCTCGCGGATGATGTACGCGTTCCGGTACGGGCCCATGCCCAGGTCCGGGCTGGTGATGCTGTGCGTGTGGACGCCGGCGTTCTGGAGGAAGACGCCGCGGCCGGTGACGTCGACGGCGTAGTTGCGGGCGACGTCGAAGTTGCCCTGCGAGTCGTAGACCAGCCGGTCCTTGACGGGAGCGAGGAACTCCGGCTCGGCGTACTTGTAGCCGGTGGCCAGCACCAGGCCCTGCGAGTCGAGGTCGAAGTCCTTCTGCTGCTCCTCCTGGCGGAAGGACAGGGTGTACGTGCCGTTCTCGTACGCCGCCCCGTTCAGCGAGGAGTTGGTGAGCAGCCGGGTCGGGACCGGGCCGCCGAGGTTCTTCTGGTAGAGCAGGTCGAAGATCTCGTTGATCAGATCGCCGTCGATGCCCTTGAACAGGCCCTTCTGCTCGGCCGTGAGGCGGTAGCGGGTCGCCTCCGGCAGCTCGCGGAAGTAGTCGACGTACTCCGGCGACGTCATCTCCAGCGTGAGCTTGGTGTACTCCAGCGGGAAGAAGCGCGGGGAGCGGGTGACCCAGTTCAGCCGGTAGCCGTGGACGTCGATCTCGCTGAGCAGGTCGTAGTAGATCTCCGCCGCGGACTGCCCGGAGCCGACCAGCGTGATCGACTCCTTCTTCTGCAGCTCCGCCTTGTTCTGCAGATAGCGGGAGTTGTGGATGAAGTCGCCGCCCAGGCCCTGGCAGGCCTCGGGTATGAAGGGCGGGGTGCCGGTGCCGAGGACGAGGTGACGGGCGCGGTAGGTGTCACCGGCGGTCGTCGTCACGACGTACAGCTCGTCCTCGTACGTCACCTCGGCGACCGTCGTGCTGAAGCGGATGCTGCTCAGCTTGTTCGCGGCCCAGCGGCAGTAGTCGTCGTACTCGACCCGCAGCGGGTAGAAGTTCTCCCGGATGTAGAACGAGTACAGGCGGCCCTTCTCCTTCAGGTAGTTCAGGAAGGAGTACGGCGAGGTCGGGTCGGCCAGGGTGACCAGGTCCGACATGAACGGGGTCTGGAGGTGGGCACCGTCCAGGAACATGCCCGCGTGCCACTCGAAGTCCGGCTTCGTCTCCAGGAAGACGCCGTCGAGCTCGTCGATCGGCTCGGTCAGGCAGGCGAGGCCGAGGTTGAACGGGCCGAGCCCGATCCCCACGAAATCATGGGTTTTGGTCGGGTTTTCAGGACGCGCGGTCAAGGGACTCTCCCAGGTACTGCTCGGCGTGGCCGGCGATCAGGTCGAGGACGGCGGCGATGTCTTCGGTCGTCGTCTCGGGGTTGAGCAGGGTGAACTTCAGGTAGTGGCGGCCGCCCACCTTGGTGCCCGCGACCACCGCGTCGCCGGAGGCGAACAGGGCCTTGCGGGCGTACAGGTTGGCGCGGTCGATCTCGGCGGGGTCGGTGACGGCCGCCGGGATGTAGCGGTAGACCAGGGTGGACAGCGACGGCTCGACCACGACGTCGAAACGCGGGTCGGCGGCCAGCAGCTTCCAGCCCTCCACCGCCAGGTCGCAGACCTCGTCGAAGAGCTGCCCGATGCCGTCGGCGCCCATCGTGCGCAGGGTCATCCACAGCTTGAGGGCGTCGAAGCGGCGGGTCGTCTGCAGGGACTTGTCGACCTGGTTGGGGATGCGCTCGGTGACCATGCGGCGCGGGTTGAGGTACTCCGCGTGGTAGGTCGCGTGGCGCAGCGTCGAGGCGTCGCGGACCAGCACGGCCGACGAACTCACCGGCTGGAAGAAGGACTTGTGGTAGTCGACGGTGACGGAGTCGGCGCGCTCGATGCCGTCGATGCGGTCCCGGTACTTCACGGAGGCGAGCAGTCCGCAGCCGTAGG is a window from the Streptomyces sp. NBC_00299 genome containing:
- a CDS encoding purple acid phosphatase family protein, translated to MGVPQQLAERMSMAEQHAYLRAKFSRRTMIRGGAVTLGAVAGGTFVPGATAQAAVPTRTAPHTETVDGALVAPFGRHLAYGNDARTEMTVSWQVPVAVKKPFVRIGAHPWDLSRKIEAEVRTLHTPAGVGASADHTQYYVHAKLSHLRPGRTYCYGVGHQGFDPAESHLLGTLGTFTTAPAHKEPFTFTAFGDQGVSYHGLANDSLLLGQDPAFHLHAGDIAYADPAGQGKAADTGFDSRVWDQFLAQTESVAKSVPWMVSYGNHDMEAWYSPNGYGGEEARFTLPDNGPDRRNLPGVYSFVHGNTAVISLDPNDVSYEIPANLGISGGTQTKWFEAQLKKFRAAHDIDFVVVFFHHCAYCTSTAHASEGGVRQEWVPLFEKYQVDLVINGHNHQYERTDVIKGDKVTKKLEIGGTAYPETEGVVYVTAGAAGRSLYAFSAPDSYEGHENEVDSVASFVNLKDGKQNETVAWSRVRYLNYSFLRVDVQPAPRGRYATLKVQGIAETGDRIDHFTVARRAK
- a CDS encoding lysine N(6)-hydroxylase/L-ornithine N(5)-oxygenase family protein, which gives rise to MTARPENPTKTHDFVGIGLGPFNLGLACLTEPIDELDGVFLETKPDFEWHAGMFLDGAHLQTPFMSDLVTLADPTSPYSFLNYLKEKGRLYSFYIRENFYPLRVEYDDYCRWAANKLSSIRFSTTVAEVTYEDELYVVTTTAGDTYRARHLVLGTGTPPFIPEACQGLGGDFIHNSRYLQNKAELQKKESITLVGSGQSAAEIYYDLLSEIDVHGYRLNWVTRSPRFFPLEYTKLTLEMTSPEYVDYFRELPEATRYRLTAEQKGLFKGIDGDLINEIFDLLYQKNLGGPVPTRLLTNSSLNGAAYENGTYTLSFRQEEQQKDFDLDSQGLVLATGYKYAEPEFLAPVKDRLVYDSQGNFDVARNYAVDVTGRGVFLQNAGVHTHSITSPDLGMGPYRNAYIIRELLGTEYYPVEKTIAFQEFSV
- a CDS encoding GNAT family N-acetyltransferase, whose protein sequence is MSIGTFTVRALDPLKDAELLHRWVTDPKAAFWMMQDAKLQDVEREYMRIAAHEHHHAYLGLHDGEPAFLMEKYDPRYVELVGLYEPEPGDVGMHFLVAPTDRPISGFTRAVITAVMDELFADPGTRRVVVEPDVGNKAVHALNEAVGFVPDREIDKPEKRALLSFCTRDQFLSARGVAV
- a CDS encoding DUF4429 domain-containing protein, translated to MAEIIQKDGTWVFDGDALRLTPGRDKNVSLFRKTLGELVVPLGALAGVSFEQGKKAGRLRLRLRDGADPLLHATGGRLTEPNDPYQLIVESDRYGVAEYFVDEVRNALLLDQVPADPVDAYLLPGPSVPLSVSAGDGTATFDGENIRLEWNWKTEDAKAAAGSRSLTVTDLTAVEWHPAAGLENGHLRFTVRNAPTKAPPKYDPNSVELWGFKKDPLMALVAAAVQARLPHPARAAGTAVADARPELPSPRVAAAEDDHDALLRRLRELGELHHTGVLTDEEFTLAKQAVLKRM
- a CDS encoding IucA/IucC family protein; amino-acid sequence: MTLSDAVAHLSPHRWARANRLLIRKALAEFAHERLITPEATGAGEYAVRSDDGLTRYTFKAVIRALDHWQVDADSITRHRDGAELPLAALDFFIELQKSLGLSDEVLPVYLEEISSTLSGTCYKLTKPQVPVAELVKSGFQAIETGMTEGHPCFVANNGRLGFGIHEYLSYAPETASPVRLVWLAAHRSRAAFTAGVGIDYESFVRQELGEETVERFNGVLRDQDLDPADYLLIPVHPWQWWNKLTVTFAAEVARGHLVCVGEGDDEYLAQQSIRTFFNRSSPEKHYVKTALSVINMGFMRGLSAAYMEATPAINDWLAQLIDNDPVLRDTGLSIIRERAAVGYRHLEYEAATDRYSPYRKMLAALWRESPVASLREGESLATMASLVHVDHEGASFAGALIEQSGLAPVEWLRRYLKAYYTPLLHSFYAYDLVYMPHGENVILALRDGAVERAIYKDIAEEIAVMDPDAVLPPTVERLRVEVPEDKKLLSVFTDVFDCFFRFLAANLAAEGILEEDDFWRTVAEVTRDYQHSVPELADKFKQYDMFAPEFALSCLNRLQLRNNKQMVDLADPAGALQLVGNLKNPIAGL
- a CDS encoding beta-N-acetylhexosaminidase produces the protein MRQRHRSFRLLGSLLLVAMGVSVTGAAPAPAVSTTPLDRVVPAPASVAPSGSPYRITRDTRIRVDDSREARRVGDYLAAVLRPSTGYRLPVTAHGGGGIQLRLAKGSYGDEGYRLDSGRKGVTITAARPAGLFHGVQTLRQLLPAAVEKDSVQRGPWLVAGGTIKDTPRYGWRGAMLDVSRHFFSVDQVKRYIDQLALYKINKLHLHLSDDQGWRIAIDSWPRLTTYGGSTQVGGGPGGYYTKADYKEIVRYASSRYLEVVPEIDMPGHTNAALASYAELNCDGVAPPLYTGTEVGFSSLCVNKDITYDFVDDVIRELAALTPGKYLHIGGDEAHSTSHEDYVKFMDRVQPLVAKYGKTVVGWHQLTGATPAKGALAQYWGLDGTSAEEKAQVARAAQNGTGIVLSPADRIYLDMKYTADTPLGLDWAGLVEVRRSYDWDPGNYLPGAPASAIRGVEAPLWSETLTKSADIEYMAFPRLPGVAELGWSPASTHDWDAYKVRLAAQAERWEALGIGFYRSPQVPWPTA